A DNA window from Trypanosoma brucei brucei TREU927 chromosome 10, whole genome shotgun sequence contains the following coding sequences:
- a CDS encoding peptidylprolyl isomerase-like protein, putative — protein sequence MSSPESSVTSLDSQPVREVEYPVGVQTEVPDTNGGLFKTVLIEGSGTKPIKGSKVTVHYVGTLESDGSKFDSSRDRGEYFEFTLGRGQVIKGWDRGVATMRVGEKAVLRCTPEYGYGAAGSPPKIPANATLLFEVELFSWTREEDISESKDKSIMKSLAVEGIDYEKPGYESKLKVDLRVYAGPHSDDQPGTLLCERLDWELTLGDTPLPPHLETCLSTMRKRESASFRIDPRLSTEHNEEFNISPGSQLTYAVELRELTTVKTWMFEGPARVEEAERRRAQGNEAVRSGKFSVAERKYRRALEFVEADSGFGSDNDESLASARKVRLVLWGNLAQALLAQGSHQECIRYCNRVLEVEPGNAKALFRRAKAYDAQSDWHEAKGDLETILQADPQNTDARVLLQRVQAQRKAYEKKQREAYKKMFS from the coding sequence ATGAGCTCACCAGAGAGCAGTGTGACGAGCTTGGACAGTCAACCTGTTCGCGAGGTGGAGTACCCCGTCGGTGTGCAAACCGAGGTTCCGGACACGAATGGCGGTCTCTTCAAGACGGTGCTTATTGAGGGAAGCGGGACTAAGCCAATAAAGGGTTCGAAGGTGACAGTACACTACGTCGGCACGCTGGAGTCCGATGGCTCCAAGTTCGACAGCAGTCGTGACCGCGGGGAATACTTCGAGTTCACGTTGGGTCGCGGGCAGGTCATCAAAGGTTGGGATCGGGGCGTCGCCACTATGCGGGTGGGGGAGAAGGCAGTTTTGCGCTGCACACCAGAATACGGCTACGGTGCGGCCGGTAGCCCGCCAAAGATACCAGCGAACGCCACACTTCTATTTGAAGTGGAGCTATTCAGTTGGACACGGGAGGAGGATATTTCCGAGAGCAAGGACAAATCGATCATGAAAAGCCTTGCTGTCGAGGGTATCGATTACGAAAAGCCTGGATACGAATCCAAGCTGAAAGTTGACCTACGCGTGTACGCGGGGCCGCACAGCGATGATCAGCCAGGGACGCTGCTGTGCGAGCGGCTCGACTGGGAACTCACCTTGGGTGACACGCCGCTGCCACCCCACCTTGAGACATGCCTCTCAACTATGCGGAAGCGCGAATCTGCTTCCTTCCGTATCGATCCCCGTCTTTCCACGGAACACAACGAGGAGTTCAACATATCCCCTGGCTCGCAGCTAACATACGCAGTAGAGTTGCGTGAGCTCACTACGGTCAAAACATGGATGTTCGAGGGTCCGGCACGGGTGGAAGAAGCAGAGCGACGGAGGGCACAGGGCAATGAGGCCGTAAGGAGCGGAAAGTTCAGCGTCGCAGAACGGAAATATCGTCGAGCACTGGAATTTGTCGAGGCAGATAGCGGTTTCGGCAGTGATAATGATGAGAGCTTGGCGAGTGCCCGCAAAGTCCGTCTGGTGCTTTGGGGTAACCTGGCGCAGGCCCTTCTTGCCCAAGGGTCTCACCAGGAGTGTATCCGGTACTGTAACAGGGTGCTGGAGGTTGAACCAGGTAACGCAAAGGCATTGTTCCGCCGGGCAAAGGCCTATGATGCACAGAGTGACTGGCACGAGGCGAAGGGGGATCTTGAGACGATCCTGCAAGCAGATCCACAGAATACGGACGCCAGGGTGCTGTTGCAGCGGGTACAGGCACAACGCAAAGCCTACGAGAAAAAGCAGCGTGAGGCATATAAGAAGATGTTTTCGTAG
- a CDS encoding inosine-5'-monophosphate dehydrogenase — MDTVTESSMARAMALMGGIGVIHNNCTVEQQARMVRSVKLYRNGFIMKPKSVSPDVPVSTIRNIKSEKGISGILVTEGGKYDGKLLGIVCTKDIDFVKDASAPVSQYMTRRENMTVERYPIKLEEAMDVLNRSRHGYLPVLNDKDEVVCLCSRRDAVRARDYPNSSLDRNGHLLCAAATSTREADKGRVAALSEAGIDVLVLDSSQGNTIYQVSFIRWVKKTYPHLEVVAGNVVTQDQAKNLIDAGADSLRIGMGSGSICITQEVLACGRPQATAIYKVARYAASRGVPCVADGGLRNVGDVCKALAVGANVAMLGSMIAGTSETPGEYFFKDGMRLKGYRGMGSIDAMLQGRESGKRYLSENETLQVAQGVAGAVLDKGSVLKLLAYIHKGLQQSAQDIGEVSFDAIREKVYEGQVLFNRRSLTAQSEGAVHSLHHYERKLFASKL, encoded by the coding sequence ATGGACACAGTGACGGAGAGCAGCATGGCCCGTGCCATGGCACTGATGGGGGGCATCGGTGTCATTCACAACAACTGCACTGTGGAGCAGCAGGCACGGATGGTGCGAAGTGTGAAACTGTACCGCAACGGGTTTATCATGAAGCCAAAGTCTGTCTCCCCCGACGTGCCTGTCTCGACCATTAGGAATATAAAATCGGAGAAGGGTATCAGCGGCATTCTTGTCACAGAAGGGGGTAAATACGACGGTAAATTGCTGGGTATTGTATGCACCAAGGATATAGACTTCGTAAAGGATGCCAGTGCTCCGGTGTCGCAATACATGACACGGCGCGAAAATATGACAGTGGAGCGGTACCCTATCAAGTTGGAGGAGGCGATGGATGTACTGAACCGCAGCCGTCACGGATACCTCCCCGTGCTCAATGACAAGGACGAGGTGGTATGCCTCTGTTCCCGTCGTGATGCCGTCCGCGCGAGGGACTATCCAAACAGTTCTTTGGACCGCAATGGGCATTTGCTTTGTGCGGCGGCCACCTCCACTCGGGAGGCCGACAAAGGACGTGTGGCAGCTCTGTCAGAGGCGGGTATCGATGTTCTGGTACTTGACAGCTCGCAAGGCAACACAATTTATCAGGTGTCTTTCATACGCTGGGTGAAGAAGACATACCCCCACCTCGAGGTTGTGGCCGGTAACGTCGTAACGCAGGACCAGGCGAAGAACCTGATAGATGCCGGGGCAGATAGCCTGCGGATCGGGATGGGAAGTGGGAGCATTTGCATCACACAGGAGGTTCTTGCATGCGGTCGGCCCCAGGCAACAGCAATTTATAAAGTTGCCCGCTACGCTGCTTCTCGTGGGGTTCCGTGTGTTGCCGATGGTGGCCTGAGGAATGTTGGTGACGTTTGCAAGGCGCTGGCGGTTGGCGCCAACGTGGCGATGCTGGGTTCGATGATTGCGGGTACCTCCGAAACGCCTGGGGAGTATTTCTTCAAGGATGGCATGCGGCTCAAGGGCTACCGTGGAATGGGGAGCATTGATGCTATGCTGCAGGGACGGGAGTCAGGCAAACGGTACCTGTCGGAAAATGAAACCCTGCAAGTGGCACAGGGTGTGGCAGGGGCTGTGCTTGACAAGGGCTCCGTTCTGAAACTTCTGGCGTACATCCATAAGGGTTTGCAGCAGTCGGCTCAAGATATTGGGGAGGTGAGTTTTGATGCCATAAGGGAGAAGGTGTACGAAGGTCAAGTTCTCTTTAACCGGCGCAGCCTGACGGCGCAGTCAGAGGGTGCTGTTCACTCGTTGCACCACTACGAGAGGAAACTCTTTGCCTCGAAGCTCTAA